In Georgenia soli, a genomic segment contains:
- a CDS encoding amino acid ABC transporter ATP-binding protein, translating to MVRVRGVHKFFGDLHVLRGVDLTVPRGSVCVVVGPSGSGKSTLLRCVNELEQIDAGRIEVDGELMGYREEVRRGRPELFRLHPRDIARQRSRIGMVFQRFNLFPHMTAVQNVMEAPVQVRGTGRAQARERALELLGRVGLSDRVDHYPAQLSGGQQQRVAIARALAMDPELMLFDEPTSALDPELVGEVLGVMKDLAAEGMTMIVVTHEIGFAREVGDHLVLMDEGVVVEQGAPRAVLDRPAQERTRKFLARVL from the coding sequence ATGGTCCGGGTGCGTGGGGTGCACAAGTTCTTCGGCGACCTCCACGTCCTGCGCGGCGTGGACCTGACGGTTCCGCGCGGCTCCGTCTGCGTCGTCGTGGGTCCGTCCGGGTCGGGCAAGTCGACGCTGCTGCGTTGCGTGAACGAGCTGGAGCAGATCGACGCCGGCCGGATCGAGGTCGACGGCGAGCTGATGGGCTACCGGGAGGAGGTCCGACGCGGGCGCCCGGAGCTCTTCCGGCTGCACCCGCGCGACATCGCCCGCCAGCGCTCCCGCATCGGGATGGTCTTCCAGCGCTTCAACCTCTTCCCCCACATGACGGCGGTGCAGAACGTCATGGAGGCGCCGGTCCAGGTCCGAGGGACCGGCCGGGCCCAGGCCCGCGAGCGCGCCCTCGAGCTGCTCGGTCGGGTGGGCCTGTCCGACCGGGTGGACCACTACCCCGCCCAGCTCTCCGGCGGGCAGCAGCAGCGCGTCGCAATCGCCCGGGCGCTCGCCATGGACCCGGAGCTGATGCTCTTCGACGAGCCGACCTCGGCCCTCGACCCCGAGCTGGTCGGCGAGGTCCTGGGCGTGATGAAGGACCTCGCCGCGGAGGGCATGACGATGATCGTGGTGACCCACGAGATCGGCTTCGCCCGCGAGGTCGGTGACCACCTCGTCCTCATGGACGAGGGCGTCGTCGTCGAGCAGGGCGCCCCGCGCGCCGTCCTGGACCGGCCCGCCCAGGAGCGCACCAGGAAGTTCCTCGCCCGCGTGCTCTGA
- a CDS encoding amino acid ABC transporter permease, with amino-acid sequence MGAAPELIQAHPVRRPGRLVSAVVVAVLAAMVVNTLITNPNFRWDVVWLYLRDVNVVRGVGWTLLLTAGSMVVAVALALTLAIMRRSDNPVMRWVSWVYIWFFRGTPIYTQLVFWGLLGVLYPRLSLGIPFGPEFVVIDTNDVFSAAWAALIGLALNEAAYLSEIFRSGLNGVDPGQAEAARALGMKESKILRRVVLPQAMRVIVPPTGNETISMLKTTSLVLAVPFTLDLTFATNAIGNRLFLPIPLLMVAAIWYLVITSVLMVGQHYLERYYGRGFDGATRGGASTSTRRNRATGRKQQAILAAGTTKDDPFLEYTP; translated from the coding sequence GTGGGCGCTGCTCCGGAGCTGATCCAGGCCCACCCGGTCCGCCGCCCCGGCCGGCTCGTCTCCGCCGTGGTGGTCGCCGTCCTCGCGGCGATGGTGGTCAACACCCTGATCACGAACCCCAACTTCCGCTGGGACGTGGTCTGGCTCTACCTCCGTGACGTCAACGTCGTCCGGGGCGTGGGGTGGACGCTGCTGCTCACCGCCGGCTCGATGGTCGTCGCCGTCGCGCTCGCGCTGACGCTGGCGATCATGCGCCGGTCGGACAACCCCGTCATGCGCTGGGTGTCCTGGGTGTACATCTGGTTCTTCCGGGGCACGCCGATCTACACCCAGCTGGTCTTCTGGGGCCTGCTCGGGGTGCTGTACCCGCGGCTGAGCCTGGGCATCCCGTTCGGTCCGGAGTTCGTCGTCATCGACACCAACGACGTCTTCTCCGCCGCCTGGGCCGCGCTGATCGGACTGGCCCTGAACGAGGCGGCGTACCTGTCGGAGATCTTCCGCTCGGGCCTGAACGGCGTGGACCCCGGTCAGGCCGAGGCGGCCCGCGCGCTGGGCATGAAGGAGTCGAAGATCCTGCGCCGCGTGGTCCTCCCCCAGGCGATGCGGGTGATCGTGCCCCCGACCGGCAACGAGACCATCTCGATGCTGAAGACCACCTCGCTGGTGCTCGCGGTGCCGTTCACGCTCGACCTGACGTTCGCGACCAACGCGATCGGCAACCGGCTCTTCCTCCCCATCCCCCTGCTCATGGTCGCGGCCATCTGGTACCTCGTCATCACCTCGGTGCTCATGGTGGGCCAGCACTACCTCGAGCGGTACTACGGTCGCGGCTTCGACGGCGCCACCCGCGGCGGAGCAAGCACCTCCACCCGCCGGAACAGGGCGACCGGCCGCAAGCAGCAGGCCATCCTCGCGGCCGGCACGACCAAGGACGACCCCTTCCTGGAGTACACACCGTGA
- a CDS encoding ABC transporter substrate-binding protein: MRRLPVLALAATAGALVLSSCTNASEASAPASGDSAAAAEPSYDVTGIDKVDEIAGMLPEDFDGTLTVGDNLQYAPAEFLGGPDGQTPTGYDVDLAKALGRVLGVEVDVQHAEFASIIPAIGTQYDAGIASFSINPERIEQVDMIAYISAGSTFSVQQGNPKDLDPADLCGTTMGVQTGTIQDEDADRLAAECTDAGAEPIEVLRYTSQADVTTNLVGGKIDVMYADSPVGQYAALQTGGQVEQLGDVTDAAPQGIAVSKDDPELTAALQAAMQHLMDEGVWEDILGTWGVTGALTTAELNPAV, translated from the coding sequence ATGCGTCGCCTTCCCGTCCTCGCCCTCGCCGCCACCGCGGGGGCTCTCGTCCTCAGCTCGTGCACCAACGCGTCGGAGGCCTCCGCGCCCGCGTCCGGTGACTCCGCGGCCGCCGCGGAGCCCAGCTACGACGTGACCGGCATCGACAAGGTCGACGAGATCGCGGGGATGCTGCCCGAGGACTTCGACGGCACCCTGACGGTCGGCGACAACCTCCAGTACGCGCCCGCCGAGTTCCTCGGCGGGCCGGACGGCCAGACCCCGACCGGCTACGACGTCGACCTCGCCAAGGCGCTGGGCCGGGTGCTGGGAGTCGAGGTGGACGTCCAGCACGCCGAGTTCGCCTCGATCATCCCCGCCATCGGCACGCAGTACGACGCGGGCATCGCCTCCTTCTCGATCAACCCGGAGCGGATCGAGCAGGTCGACATGATCGCCTACATCTCGGCCGGCTCCACGTTCTCCGTCCAGCAGGGCAACCCGAAGGACCTCGACCCCGCCGACCTGTGCGGGACGACCATGGGCGTGCAGACCGGCACGATCCAGGACGAGGACGCCGACCGCCTCGCCGCGGAGTGCACCGACGCGGGAGCCGAGCCGATCGAGGTGCTGCGCTACACCTCCCAGGCCGACGTCACCACCAACCTCGTCGGCGGCAAGATCGACGTCATGTACGCCGACTCCCCCGTCGGCCAGTACGCCGCGCTGCAGACCGGGGGCCAGGTGGAGCAGCTCGGTGACGTCACCGACGCCGCGCCGCAGGGTATCGCCGTGTCCAAGGACGACCCCGAGCTCACCGCCGCCCTGCAGGCCGCGATGCAGCACCTGATGGACGAGGGCGTCTGGGAGGACATCCTCGGCACCTGGGGCGTGACCGGCGCGCTGACGACCGCCGAGCTCAACCCGGCGGTCTGA
- the glnA gene encoding type I glutamate--ammonia ligase — protein sequence MFSNADEAIAYTKEQDVKFVDVRFCDLPGVMQHFNIPVEAFNEDAFTDGLMFDGSSIRGFQAIHESDMKLVPDVTSAFVDPYRKQKTLVVNFSIVDPFTDEAYSRDPRNIAAKAEAYLRSTGIADTVYFGAEAEFYIFDDVRFQTTQHSSFYYLDSKEAAWNTGRDEEGANLGYKTRYKGGYFPVSPNDQMADLRDEMVRVLHEVGLQVERAHHEVGTAGQQEINYRFDTLRAAADDVMKFKYIIKNTAWQAGKSATFMPKPLFGDNGSGMHSHQSLWKDGKPLFFDERGYGGLSDMARWYIGGLLRHAPSLLAFTNPTVNSYHRLVPGFEAPVNLVYSARNRSACIRIPVTGSSPKAKRVEYRVPDPSSNPYLAFSAMLMAGIDGIRNRIEPPEPIDKDLYELPPEEHAQIEQLPDSLPKALEALEADHDYLTEGDVFTRDLIETWIDYKRTNEIDPLRLRPHPHEFELYYDL from the coding sequence ATGTTCTCAAACGCCGACGAGGCAATCGCCTACACGAAGGAGCAGGACGTCAAGTTCGTCGACGTCCGCTTCTGCGACCTGCCGGGCGTCATGCAGCACTTCAACATCCCCGTCGAGGCGTTCAACGAGGACGCGTTCACCGACGGTCTGATGTTCGACGGGTCCTCCATCCGGGGCTTCCAGGCGATCCACGAGTCCGACATGAAGCTGGTGCCCGACGTGACGTCGGCGTTCGTGGACCCCTACCGCAAGCAGAAGACCCTCGTGGTCAACTTCTCGATCGTCGACCCGTTCACCGACGAGGCGTACTCGCGCGACCCGCGCAACATCGCGGCCAAGGCCGAGGCGTACCTGCGGAGCACCGGCATCGCCGACACGGTCTACTTCGGCGCCGAGGCGGAGTTCTACATCTTCGACGACGTGCGCTTCCAGACCACCCAGCACTCGAGCTTCTACTACCTCGACTCCAAGGAGGCGGCCTGGAACACGGGCCGTGACGAGGAGGGGGCCAACCTCGGCTACAAGACCCGCTACAAGGGCGGTTACTTCCCCGTCTCCCCGAACGACCAGATGGCCGACCTGCGCGACGAGATGGTCCGCGTCCTGCACGAGGTCGGCCTCCAGGTCGAGCGCGCGCACCACGAGGTCGGCACCGCCGGTCAGCAGGAGATCAACTACCGCTTCGACACGCTCCGGGCCGCCGCGGACGACGTGATGAAGTTCAAGTACATCATCAAGAACACGGCCTGGCAGGCCGGGAAGTCGGCCACCTTCATGCCGAAGCCGCTGTTCGGCGACAACGGCTCGGGCATGCACTCCCACCAGTCGCTGTGGAAGGACGGCAAGCCGCTGTTCTTCGACGAGCGCGGCTACGGCGGCCTCTCGGACATGGCCCGCTGGTACATCGGCGGCCTCCTGCGCCACGCCCCCTCGCTGCTGGCGTTCACGAACCCGACGGTGAACTCCTACCACCGCCTCGTCCCGGGCTTCGAGGCGCCGGTGAACCTCGTGTACTCGGCCCGCAACCGCTCCGCCTGCATCCGCATCCCCGTGACCGGCTCCTCGCCCAAGGCCAAGCGCGTCGAGTACCGCGTCCCGGACCCGTCGTCGAACCCCTACCTGGCGTTCTCGGCCATGCTCATGGCGGGCATCGACGGCATCCGGAACCGGATCGAGCCGCCGGAGCCGATCGACAAGGACCTCTACGAGCTGCCGCCCGAGGAACACGCCCAGATCGAGCAGCTGCCCGACTCCCTGCCCAAGGCCCTCGAGGCGCTCGAGGCGGACCACGACTACCTGACCGAGGGGGACGTCTTCACGCGGGACCTCATCGAGACGTGGATCGACTACAAGCGCACGAACGAGATCGACCCGCTGCGCCTGCGGCCGCACCCGCACGAGTTCGAGCTGTACTACGACCTGTGA
- a CDS encoding RDD family protein, with amino-acid sequence MPDPVFPPVAGLGRRLLALAVDWAIASVISAGFFGFDSLATLGIFALMTWLMVGTLSATIGHVAAGLAVRTAGRGPAGPVRALVRTVLLCLVIPAVVWGGDGRGLHDVAAGTVVTRIR; translated from the coding sequence GTGCCTGATCCCGTGTTCCCGCCCGTCGCCGGCCTGGGCCGGCGCCTTCTCGCCCTCGCCGTCGACTGGGCGATCGCCTCCGTGATCAGCGCGGGGTTCTTCGGATTCGACTCCCTCGCTACGCTGGGCATCTTCGCCCTCATGACGTGGCTCATGGTCGGTACCCTCAGCGCCACGATCGGTCACGTCGCCGCGGGCCTGGCCGTCCGCACGGCCGGACGCGGTCCGGCGGGACCGGTGCGCGCGCTGGTGCGCACCGTGCTGCTCTGCCTCGTCATCCCCGCTGTCGTGTGGGGCGGCGACGGCCGGGGGCTGCACGACGTCGCCGCCGGGACGGTCGTCACCCGCATACGCTGA
- a CDS encoding DUF4191 domain-containing protein encodes MARKKKDGENVSAAPTEKKQRWYHNIRDAYRLTRQVNPSITWMLVGVFVLVMGIALGIGFAWGHPVYMSFFGLLLALMAMMIVLATQTRRASYSQIDGRPGAAGAVLGQIRRGWNIEEQPVAVNPRHQDLVYRMVGRPGIVLVSEGPSHRVTRMLEDERRKVARVAPNVPVHLVQYGNDQGQVPIGKLTKTVQGLKKTLTTAEVAQVAKRLQALGSTKMPIPKGIDPMKARPDRKGMRGR; translated from the coding sequence ATGGCCCGCAAGAAGAAGGACGGCGAGAACGTCTCCGCCGCACCCACGGAGAAGAAGCAGCGCTGGTACCACAACATCCGTGACGCCTACCGCCTCACGCGGCAGGTCAACCCGTCGATCACCTGGATGCTCGTCGGCGTCTTCGTGCTCGTGATGGGTATTGCGCTCGGCATCGGCTTCGCCTGGGGCCACCCGGTCTACATGTCCTTCTTCGGGCTGCTGCTGGCCCTGATGGCGATGATGATCGTCCTGGCCACGCAGACCCGGAGGGCCAGCTACTCCCAGATCGACGGACGGCCCGGGGCGGCCGGTGCCGTGCTCGGGCAGATCCGCCGCGGGTGGAACATCGAGGAGCAGCCCGTCGCCGTCAACCCGCGCCACCAGGACCTGGTGTACCGGATGGTGGGACGCCCCGGCATCGTGCTCGTCTCCGAGGGGCCTTCGCACCGTGTGACCCGCATGCTCGAGGACGAGCGCCGGAAGGTCGCCCGGGTCGCGCCGAACGTTCCCGTGCACCTCGTGCAGTACGGCAACGACCAGGGCCAGGTGCCCATCGGCAAGCTCACGAAGACGGTGCAGGGCCTCAAGAAGACGCTCACGACCGCCGAGGTGGCCCAGGTGGCCAAGCGGCTCCAGGCGCTGGGCAGCACCAAGATGCCCATCCCCAAGGGCATCGACCCGATGAAGGCGCGCCCTGACCGCAAGGGCATGCGCGGCCGCTGA
- a CDS encoding MarR family winged helix-turn-helix transcriptional regulator: MTTPPQAAAGPRAGASTADGTSAAGPGPRGPGGAGAGPGVGVAPDQWPTGRLLSAAARRVERTWDAYLERWSLSHASLPVLAVLAGGPRSQREIAAFLGVTEQTTSRMLTGLERSGYVDRRRHATDRRRQVVAITEAGRSALAALDDPTTVESLLGDALSPVQLATLRDLLVRLVEHGRPDPTPD, encoded by the coding sequence GTGACCACCCCCCCGCAGGCCGCGGCCGGACCGAGAGCCGGCGCCTCGACCGCCGACGGCACGTCGGCTGCCGGGCCGGGCCCCCGCGGCCCTGGCGGCGCAGGAGCCGGCCCCGGGGTCGGCGTCGCCCCCGACCAGTGGCCCACCGGGCGGCTCCTCTCGGCGGCCGCACGCCGGGTCGAACGCACGTGGGACGCCTACCTCGAGCGGTGGTCCCTCAGCCACGCCTCCCTGCCCGTGCTGGCCGTGCTGGCGGGCGGCCCGCGCTCCCAGCGCGAGATCGCCGCCTTCCTCGGCGTGACGGAGCAGACCACGAGCCGGATGCTCACGGGCCTCGAGCGGTCCGGCTACGTCGACCGCCGCAGGCATGCCACCGACCGGCGCCGGCAGGTCGTGGCCATCACCGAGGCGGGCAGGTCCGCCCTGGCCGCGCTGGACGACCCGACCACCGTCGAGAGCCTCCTCGGCGACGCCCTCTCCCCCGTTCAGCTCGCCACCCTCCGCGACCTCCTCGTGCGGCTGGTCGAGCACGGCCGTCCTGACCCGACACCGGACTAG
- a CDS encoding MMPL family transporter, translating to MTRTDLPETTSGARHRSARSGVVRGLVVLAVLVAWLAVGAFGGMAQGSLSEVQENDSAAFLPAGAESTRADQLAREFSGTESLPALVVLRPTDGGKLSPEDLAAGQELAAAVPRVELPGAGPLEDHLTGPVVAVPSEDGEALLIPVSLDGDSANTFVGENEERLVNVVVDQLRVLVDDQLGGTGLEAWVTGPAGFVADLVAAFGGIDGILLGVALVVVLVILFVVYRSPSLPFTVLLTAVFALCAAALVIKPLAGGGVLLLNGQSQGILSILVIGAATDYSLLLVARYREELTRHEHPADAMRAAWRASLEPIAASAGTVIVGLLCLLLSDLGSNASLGPVAAIGIASAVLAALTLLPALLLVAGRRSRFVFWPRMPHYVGDDGVRAASGDGTVARPGIWERVAGFVGSHARPVWVVTALVLLAGAAFVPTLRADGTSDTDIYLKEVESVAGEEVLAEHFDEGTVQPAVVITAEENAAEVLKAAEGVDGVLSAQLVADPAGAPGGAAGGQPGGDAEAPAGATGGQPGGGEVEAPAGVTGGQPGASATGEPLVVDGNVQIRVVTADAAETQQALVTVADLRAAVHEADPDALVGGAAAQRLDTQETAAQDLRTIIPVVLVAIFLMLVLLLRSVVAPLVLLAANVLSFGATMGLSALVFNHVLGFPGADATVPLYGFVFLVALGIDYSIFLMTRVREESLQHGTRNGVGRGLAVTGGVITSAGLVLAATFSALAVIPLLFLVQLAFIVAAGVLVDTFVVRTLLVPGAIHDLGRVAWWPWQRRVPQD from the coding sequence GTGACCCGTACCGACCTCCCCGAGACCACCTCCGGGGCCCGGCACCGCTCGGCGCGCTCCGGCGTGGTGCGGGGCCTCGTCGTCCTCGCGGTGCTCGTCGCCTGGCTCGCCGTCGGGGCGTTCGGCGGCATGGCCCAGGGGTCCCTCTCCGAGGTCCAGGAGAACGACAGCGCCGCGTTCCTGCCCGCGGGCGCCGAGTCCACGCGCGCGGACCAGCTCGCCCGGGAGTTCTCCGGAACCGAGTCGTTGCCGGCCCTCGTCGTGCTGCGGCCCACCGACGGGGGCAAGCTCAGCCCGGAGGACCTCGCCGCGGGGCAGGAGCTCGCGGCCGCCGTGCCCCGCGTCGAGCTGCCCGGCGCGGGGCCCCTCGAGGACCACCTGACCGGACCGGTGGTCGCGGTCCCGTCCGAGGACGGCGAGGCGCTGCTCATCCCCGTGTCGCTGGACGGGGACAGCGCGAACACCTTCGTCGGCGAGAACGAGGAACGACTCGTCAACGTCGTGGTGGACCAGCTGCGCGTCCTGGTCGACGACCAGCTCGGCGGTACCGGGCTCGAGGCCTGGGTGACCGGGCCGGCCGGGTTCGTCGCGGACCTGGTCGCCGCCTTCGGCGGGATCGACGGCATCCTGCTCGGCGTCGCGCTCGTCGTCGTCCTGGTCATCCTGTTCGTCGTCTACCGCTCACCCAGCCTGCCGTTCACGGTGCTGCTGACGGCCGTCTTCGCGCTGTGCGCCGCGGCCCTGGTGATCAAGCCCCTGGCGGGCGGCGGGGTGCTGCTTCTCAACGGGCAGAGCCAGGGCATCCTCTCGATCCTGGTCATCGGGGCCGCCACGGACTACTCCCTCCTGCTGGTGGCCCGCTACCGCGAGGAGCTCACGCGGCACGAGCACCCGGCCGACGCCATGCGGGCCGCCTGGCGCGCGTCCCTCGAGCCGATCGCCGCCAGCGCCGGCACGGTCATCGTCGGGCTCCTGTGCCTCCTGCTCTCCGACCTGGGCTCCAACGCGAGCCTCGGGCCGGTGGCGGCCATCGGGATCGCCTCGGCCGTGCTCGCGGCGCTCACCCTGCTGCCGGCCCTCCTCCTCGTGGCGGGCCGACGGTCGAGGTTCGTCTTCTGGCCCCGCATGCCGCACTACGTCGGTGACGACGGCGTCCGGGCCGCGAGCGGCGACGGAACGGTCGCACGCCCGGGCATCTGGGAGCGCGTGGCCGGCTTCGTCGGCTCGCACGCGCGTCCCGTCTGGGTGGTGACCGCGCTGGTCCTGCTCGCCGGCGCGGCGTTCGTGCCGACCCTGCGCGCCGACGGCACCAGCGACACCGACATCTACCTCAAGGAGGTCGAGTCGGTCGCGGGCGAGGAGGTCCTTGCCGAGCACTTCGACGAGGGGACGGTCCAGCCCGCCGTCGTCATCACCGCGGAGGAGAACGCCGCCGAGGTGCTCAAGGCGGCCGAGGGGGTCGACGGGGTGCTCTCGGCCCAGCTCGTCGCGGACCCCGCCGGCGCCCCTGGCGGTGCCGCGGGTGGTCAGCCCGGGGGTGACGCCGAGGCTCCGGCCGGCGCGACGGGTGGTCAGCCCGGCGGCGGTGAGGTCGAGGCCCCGGCCGGCGTTACGGGTGGTCAGCCCGGCGCGAGCGCGACCGGGGAGCCGCTGGTCGTCGACGGCAACGTGCAGATCCGGGTCGTCACCGCGGACGCGGCCGAGACGCAGCAGGCCCTCGTCACCGTCGCCGACCTGCGCGCCGCCGTCCACGAGGCCGACCCCGACGCTCTCGTCGGCGGTGCCGCGGCCCAGCGCCTCGACACCCAGGAGACGGCCGCCCAGGATCTGCGCACGATCATCCCGGTGGTCCTGGTCGCCATCTTCCTCATGCTCGTGCTGCTGCTGCGCTCCGTCGTGGCACCGCTCGTGCTGCTCGCTGCGAACGTGCTCTCCTTCGGCGCCACCATGGGGCTGAGCGCCCTGGTGTTCAACCACGTCCTCGGCTTCCCCGGCGCTGACGCGACCGTCCCGCTGTACGGGTTCGTCTTCCTGGTCGCGCTCGGCATCGACTACTCGATCTTCCTCATGACCCGGGTGCGGGAGGAGTCCCTGCAGCACGGCACCCGGAACGGGGTGGGGCGGGGACTGGCCGTGACCGGCGGCGTGATCACCTCCGCCGGGCTGGTGCTCGCCGCCACGTTCAGCGCCCTCGCGGTGATCCCGCTGCTGTTCCTGGTGCAGCTGGCGTTCATCGTGGCCGCCGGTGTGCTCGTCGACACCTTCGTGGTCCGCACGCTCCTGGTGCCCGGCGCCATCCACGATCTCGGCCGGGTCGCCTGGTGGCCGTGGCAGCGGCGGGTCCCGCAGGACTGA